A stretch of Lathyrus oleraceus cultivar Zhongwan6 chromosome 6, CAAS_Psat_ZW6_1.0, whole genome shotgun sequence DNA encodes these proteins:
- the LOC127091388 gene encoding protein TIME FOR COFFEE isoform X1 codes for MDRTRESRRSSTNGFPKLRHRNIPLRDSSEVGAAELREAPSKRGRNRDKDRDSSSKRRRGSHCHIDEDEQGTEESIGNEQYNNYRDAGLSRIRLPTPVDSDQNYHRNFTPDKPPLFQKTDEMIGVAVPRKARSASVKKSHEKWIAARGGGEEHSFRRQPNSPGGAELLPATALPSSNVSSKQKMKAMGDIAKTSKSSSSDMEIEIAELLYGLMTSKNHESSSQKLDATINHNASIDVEKKKSEDCNSTEELIMIHSEQPADVGSHDGSATCHENGSSEVQKKDIGEDNMYLDAGFGGSSADGRPVSTTWGSQSCSKLDADKQYSGSARVMPSALEDNTQRVCKFDIDLMAPPPPPLTLSREGNHLSQSGLTSEIKKLAPDLEMMSEDSIKVEDKVERLVTVEKVPEEIEAANLDVKKLDVLKHYMVKPNNDNEIKTNNKLEEQDRNKEHSTALSNSKVQTIARSSSVPLSAAVSGPSGSLSPIGCTPPLRTVVKTDKTTGSSTAQHVNSVFSQPQRKRCATHYHIARNILHQQFTKTDPLLSAGSGSIYATKRNDVNCLLLEESMVVSKQSEKHLPVSNQNCAQEKGLAATSDHNLTATKSSKTANPVDSTHQMQFVLQGQHPGSTGNLVHGPAFIFSPVHYQASVVGASNQAGGANSPGNASSYNRSQHSIAGSPCTSSTLPAAASAMSFNYPHFSANNSPYATIVHNNGYSFPISATSLAATAAIKGASPSQTTHIQSGPLYSSQTFQPFQDPQQHPHSQALLQPSYLAAQTSCSSSSHMQSHRAQVNGNNILTSTAAERQSQKQQTPQSHPHKQEAKASGKSVQSVANLASYPIKNLQGQNFTIPVQPVNFSFKPCATSDIVGGNSKQQQALNGGVEVIPSQAFAVSFASFNGTNLPSNLNFSSMKQNPVVIQSLPDAARQGYQAASTPHTVQQKTYSTTVEKRGGNSSHQDDDKKTTHGKSSINGPTTLVFDNSSKNINFVLSPSNGNWPSHSIASTVITTMPFSSNTSSSQQSSQLLQKQHGMQQQQPTTAIRNKASSTNTASATKFANNGPVFSQSHTQFKSSNQTSHSKITGRTMGSHVNHSSSITSKTATAKNISQEKGRGSQGHMQISFGGDYTTSLSPRGQQQLNNSQSLCTTAAGTPFDGGHLKPNSEGWKVNPSVNTSQLQQTENSSAGSSQKSSPVCGRNVPSILSSCPSHLSELK; via the exons ATGGATAGAACCAGAGAGTCTAGAAGATCATCTACCAACGGATTTCCAAAGCTCAGACATCGGAATATTCCTCTCAGAGATTCTTCCG AAGTTGGAGCGGCGGAGCTGAGAGAAGCTCCGAGTAAGAGAGGAAGGAATCGAGATAAGGATAGGGATTCTTCGAGTAAGAGAAGGAGAGGCTCTCACTGTCACATAGACGAAGATGAACAAGGCACTGAAGAGAGCATCGGAAATGAACAATATAATAATTATCGAGACGCTGGTTTATCTCGGATCCGTTTACCGACGCCGGTCGACTCCGATCAAAATTATCACCGGAACTTCACGCCGGATAAACCGCCGTTGTTTCAGAAAACCGACGAGATGATCGGTGTTGCAGTTCCAAGGAAAGCTCGTTCAG CTTCTGTGAAAAAGTCACACGAAAAGTGGATCGCTGCACGCGGTGGCGGGGAGGAGCATAGTTTTCGGCGACAGCCTAATTCTCCGGGAGGAGCAGAACTCTTGCCGGCGACGGCCTTGCCTTCTTCGAATGTTTCTTCTAAGCAGAAGATG AAAGCGATGGGAGATATTGCTAAAACGTCTAAATCGTCTTCATCAGACATGGAGATTGAGATAGCCGAGCTTTTATACGGTTTGATGACTTCCAAGAACCATGAGTCTTCGTCACAAAAGCTTGATGCAACCATCAATCACAACGCCTctattgatgttg AGAAGAAGAAATCGGAAGACTGCAATTCAACCGAGGAGTTGATCATGATTCATAGTGAGCAACCTGCAGATGTGGGCAGTCACGATGGTAGTGCTACTTGTCATGAAAATGGATCATCGGAGGTTCAAAAAAAGGACATTGGGGAAGACAACATGTATTTGGATGCTGGATTTGGTGGTTCTTCAGCAGATGGAAGACCTGTATCCACTACATGGGGGTCACAATCATGTTCCAAGTTAGATGCTGATAAACAGTACTCAGGATCAGCCAGAGT GATGCCTTCTGCTCTGGAGGATAATACTCAAAGAGTATGCAAGTTCGACATAGATTTGATG gctcctcctcctcctcctctGACCCTGTCTCGAGAAGGGAATCATTTGTCACAAAGCGGTTTAACATCAGAAATTAAAAAGTTAGCACCGGACTTGGAAATG ATGAGCGAAGATAGTATCAAGGTTGAAGACAAGGTGGAAAGACTAGTTACAGTAGAGAAAGTACCCGAAGAAATTGAAGCAGCAAATTTGGACGTGAAAAAGTTGGATGTGTTAAAACATTATATGGTGAAGCCAAACAATGACAATGAGATCAAGACAAACAATAAATTAGAAGAGCAGGATAGAAATAAGGAACATTCTACTGCATTGTCAAATTCCAAAGTTCAAACAATTG CTCGTTCTAGTTCAGTGCCTCTATCAGCCGCTGTATCAGGACCGTCGGGCAGTCTCTCTCCAATTGG ATGCACGCCTCCCTTGCGGACAGTTGTGAAGACAGATAAAACCACTGGCTCATCAACAGCACAG CATGTGAATTCCGTTTTCTCTCAACCACAACGAAAGAGATGCGCAACCCATTATCACATTGCTCGTAACATCCTACACCAGCAGTTCACAAAGACAGACCCCCTTTTGTCAGCAGGATCTGGTTCAATTTATGCCACAAAAAGGAACGATGTCAACTGTCTTCTTCTGGAAGAAAGTATGGTTGTTAGCAAGCAATCTGAGAAACACTTGCCAGTTTCAAACCAAAATTGTGCACAAGAGAAAGGGTTGGCTGCCACAAGTGATCATAATCTCACTGCAACTAAAAGTTCTAAAACTGCCAATCCAGTAGATTCAACACATCAGATGCAGTTTGTGCTACAAGGTCAACATCCCGGGTCAACTGGGAATCTAGTG CATGGTCCTGCTTTCATATTTTCTCCTGTCCATTATCAAGCATCAGTTGTAGGAGCTTCTAATCAAGCAGGAGGTGCGAATTCTCCCGGCAATGCTTCCTCATATAATAGGTCTCAGCATTCAATTGCCGGATCTCCCTGTACCTCCTCAACTTTGCCAGCTGCTGCTTCTGCAATGAGCTTTAACTACCCTCATTTTTCAGCTAATAATTCTCCATATGCCACTATAGTTCACAATAACGGGTATTCATTCCCCATTTCGGCAACTTCTCTGGCAGCAACTGCAGCAATCAAAGGTGCAAGCCCTTCACAAACAACACATATACAAAGCGGGCCTCTGTACTCTTCTCAAACATTCCAACCTTTTCAGGATCCACAACAGCACCCTCACTCACAAGCACTACTACAACCAAGTTATCTTGCTGCACAGACATCTTGTAGTTCATCGTCTCATATGCAGTCACATCGTGCACAAGTAAATGGTAATAATATCTTGACCTCCACAGCTGCAGAACGACAGTCACAAAAACAACAGACTCCACAGTCTCATCCTCACAAGCAAGAGGCTAAGGCGAGTGGAAAGAGTGTACAGTCTGTAGCTAATCTTGCATCTTACCCAATAAAGAATTTGCAAGGGCAGAACTTCACGATTCCAGTTCAGCCAGTGAACTTTTCTTTCAAGCCATGTGCAACATCTGATATTGTTGGCGGAAACAGTAAGCAGCAACAGGCTTTAAATGGGGGAGTTGAGGTTATACCATCTCAAGCATTTGCAGTATCATTTGCTTCATTTAACGGAACAAATCTTCCATCAAACCTTAATTTCTCATCCATGAAACAGAATCCAGTGGTAATTCAAAGTCTGCCTGATGCTGCACGGCAAGGATATCAGGCTGCAAGTACACCTCATACTGTTCAGCAGAAGACTTACTCAACTACTGTAGAGAAGAGAGGAGGAAATTCCTCCCACCAAGATGATGATAAAAAAACCACTCATGGTAAGTCATCAATTAATGGGCCAACCACCCTTGTTTTCGATAATTCGTCAAAGAATATTAACTTTGTGCTATCTCCTTCAAATGGAAACTGGCCTAGTCACTCCATTGCTTCCACTGTGATAACAACCATGCCTTTTTCCAGCAATACTTCAAGTTCTCAACAGTCTTCACAACTGCTTCAGAAGCAGCATGGTATGCAACAACAGCAACCTACAACGGCTATTCGAAATAAAGCTTCATCCACCAATACCGCTTCTGCTACAAAATTTGCTAACAATGGCCCTGTTTTCTCACAAAGTCACACTCAATTCAAAAGTTCTAACCAAACTTCTCACTCTAAGATCACGGGAAGAACGATGGGTTCTCATGTTAATCATTCATCTAGTATAACATCCAAGACTGCAACCGCCAAAAATATTTCTCAGGAGAAAGGAAGAGGGTCACAGGGTCATATGCAAATTTCTTTTGGAGGAGATTACACAACTTCTTTGTCACCCCGAGGGCAACAGCAACTAAATAACAGCCAATCTTTGTGTACAACAGCTGCAGGTACTCCTTTTGATGGGGGCCACTTGAAGCCAAATTCAGAAGGTTGGAAAGTCAATCCATCAGTGAATACTTCACAGTTGCAACAAACTGAGAATTCTTCTGCTGGGAGTAGCCAAAAATCTTCCCCAGTTTGTGGGAGAAATGTTCCATCAATCTTAAGCTCATGTCCCAGCCACTTATCTGAGCTGAAGTAA
- the LOC127091388 gene encoding protein TIME FOR COFFEE isoform X2, whose amino-acid sequence MDRTRESRRSSTNGFPKLRHRNIPLRDSSEVGAAELREAPSKRGRNRDKDRDSSSKRRRGSHCHIDEDEQGTEESIGNEQYNNYRDAGLSRIRLPTPVDSDQNYHRNFTPDKPPLFQKTDEMIGVAVPRKARSASVKKSHEKWIAARGGGEEHSFRRQPNSPGGAELLPATALPSSNVSSKQKMKAMGDIAKTSKSSSSDMEIEIAELLYGLMTSKNHESSSQKLDATINHNASIDVEKKKSEDCNSTEELIMIHSEQPADVGSHDGSATCHENGSSEVQKKDIGEDNMYLDAGFGGSSADGRPVSTTWGSQSCSKLDADKQYSGSARVMPSALEDNTQRVCKFDIDLMAPPPPPLTLSREGNHLSQSGLTSEIKKLAPDLEMMSEDSIKVEDKVERLVTVEKVPEEIEAANLDVKKLDVLKHYMVKPNNDNEIKTNNKLEEQDRNKEHSTALSNSKVQTIARSSSVPLSAAVSGPSGSLSPIGCTPPLRTVVKTDKTTGSSTAQHVNSVFSQPQRKRCATHYHIARNILHQQFTKTDPLLSAGSGSIYATKRNDVNCLLLEESMVVSKQSEKHLPVSNQNCAQEKGLAATSDHNLTATKSSKTANPVDSTHQMQFVLQGQHPGSTGNLVHGPAFIFSPVHYQASVVGASNQAGGANSPGNASSYNRSQHSIAGSPCTSSTLPAAASAMSFNYPHFSANNSPYATIVHNNGYSFPISATSLAATAAIKGASPSQTTHIQSGPLYSSQTFQPFQDPQQHPHSQALLQPSYLAAQTSCSSSSHMQSHRAQVNGNNILTSTAAERQSQKQQTPQSHPHKQEAKASGKSVQSVANLASYPIKNLQGQNFTIPVQPVNFSFKPCATSDIVGGNSKQQQALNGGVEVIPSQAFAVSFASFNGTNLPSNLNFSSMKQNPVVIQSLPDAARQGYQAASTPHTVQQKTYSTTVEKRGGNSSHQDDDKKTTHAILQVLNSLHNCFRSSMVCNNSNLQRLFEIKLHPPIPLLLQNLLTMALFSHKVTLNSKVLTKLLTLRSREERWVLMLIIHLV is encoded by the exons ATGGATAGAACCAGAGAGTCTAGAAGATCATCTACCAACGGATTTCCAAAGCTCAGACATCGGAATATTCCTCTCAGAGATTCTTCCG AAGTTGGAGCGGCGGAGCTGAGAGAAGCTCCGAGTAAGAGAGGAAGGAATCGAGATAAGGATAGGGATTCTTCGAGTAAGAGAAGGAGAGGCTCTCACTGTCACATAGACGAAGATGAACAAGGCACTGAAGAGAGCATCGGAAATGAACAATATAATAATTATCGAGACGCTGGTTTATCTCGGATCCGTTTACCGACGCCGGTCGACTCCGATCAAAATTATCACCGGAACTTCACGCCGGATAAACCGCCGTTGTTTCAGAAAACCGACGAGATGATCGGTGTTGCAGTTCCAAGGAAAGCTCGTTCAG CTTCTGTGAAAAAGTCACACGAAAAGTGGATCGCTGCACGCGGTGGCGGGGAGGAGCATAGTTTTCGGCGACAGCCTAATTCTCCGGGAGGAGCAGAACTCTTGCCGGCGACGGCCTTGCCTTCTTCGAATGTTTCTTCTAAGCAGAAGATG AAAGCGATGGGAGATATTGCTAAAACGTCTAAATCGTCTTCATCAGACATGGAGATTGAGATAGCCGAGCTTTTATACGGTTTGATGACTTCCAAGAACCATGAGTCTTCGTCACAAAAGCTTGATGCAACCATCAATCACAACGCCTctattgatgttg AGAAGAAGAAATCGGAAGACTGCAATTCAACCGAGGAGTTGATCATGATTCATAGTGAGCAACCTGCAGATGTGGGCAGTCACGATGGTAGTGCTACTTGTCATGAAAATGGATCATCGGAGGTTCAAAAAAAGGACATTGGGGAAGACAACATGTATTTGGATGCTGGATTTGGTGGTTCTTCAGCAGATGGAAGACCTGTATCCACTACATGGGGGTCACAATCATGTTCCAAGTTAGATGCTGATAAACAGTACTCAGGATCAGCCAGAGT GATGCCTTCTGCTCTGGAGGATAATACTCAAAGAGTATGCAAGTTCGACATAGATTTGATG gctcctcctcctcctcctctGACCCTGTCTCGAGAAGGGAATCATTTGTCACAAAGCGGTTTAACATCAGAAATTAAAAAGTTAGCACCGGACTTGGAAATG ATGAGCGAAGATAGTATCAAGGTTGAAGACAAGGTGGAAAGACTAGTTACAGTAGAGAAAGTACCCGAAGAAATTGAAGCAGCAAATTTGGACGTGAAAAAGTTGGATGTGTTAAAACATTATATGGTGAAGCCAAACAATGACAATGAGATCAAGACAAACAATAAATTAGAAGAGCAGGATAGAAATAAGGAACATTCTACTGCATTGTCAAATTCCAAAGTTCAAACAATTG CTCGTTCTAGTTCAGTGCCTCTATCAGCCGCTGTATCAGGACCGTCGGGCAGTCTCTCTCCAATTGG ATGCACGCCTCCCTTGCGGACAGTTGTGAAGACAGATAAAACCACTGGCTCATCAACAGCACAG CATGTGAATTCCGTTTTCTCTCAACCACAACGAAAGAGATGCGCAACCCATTATCACATTGCTCGTAACATCCTACACCAGCAGTTCACAAAGACAGACCCCCTTTTGTCAGCAGGATCTGGTTCAATTTATGCCACAAAAAGGAACGATGTCAACTGTCTTCTTCTGGAAGAAAGTATGGTTGTTAGCAAGCAATCTGAGAAACACTTGCCAGTTTCAAACCAAAATTGTGCACAAGAGAAAGGGTTGGCTGCCACAAGTGATCATAATCTCACTGCAACTAAAAGTTCTAAAACTGCCAATCCAGTAGATTCAACACATCAGATGCAGTTTGTGCTACAAGGTCAACATCCCGGGTCAACTGGGAATCTAGTG CATGGTCCTGCTTTCATATTTTCTCCTGTCCATTATCAAGCATCAGTTGTAGGAGCTTCTAATCAAGCAGGAGGTGCGAATTCTCCCGGCAATGCTTCCTCATATAATAGGTCTCAGCATTCAATTGCCGGATCTCCCTGTACCTCCTCAACTTTGCCAGCTGCTGCTTCTGCAATGAGCTTTAACTACCCTCATTTTTCAGCTAATAATTCTCCATATGCCACTATAGTTCACAATAACGGGTATTCATTCCCCATTTCGGCAACTTCTCTGGCAGCAACTGCAGCAATCAAAGGTGCAAGCCCTTCACAAACAACACATATACAAAGCGGGCCTCTGTACTCTTCTCAAACATTCCAACCTTTTCAGGATCCACAACAGCACCCTCACTCACAAGCACTACTACAACCAAGTTATCTTGCTGCACAGACATCTTGTAGTTCATCGTCTCATATGCAGTCACATCGTGCACAAGTAAATGGTAATAATATCTTGACCTCCACAGCTGCAGAACGACAGTCACAAAAACAACAGACTCCACAGTCTCATCCTCACAAGCAAGAGGCTAAGGCGAGTGGAAAGAGTGTACAGTCTGTAGCTAATCTTGCATCTTACCCAATAAAGAATTTGCAAGGGCAGAACTTCACGATTCCAGTTCAGCCAGTGAACTTTTCTTTCAAGCCATGTGCAACATCTGATATTGTTGGCGGAAACAGTAAGCAGCAACAGGCTTTAAATGGGGGAGTTGAGGTTATACCATCTCAAGCATTTGCAGTATCATTTGCTTCATTTAACGGAACAAATCTTCCATCAAACCTTAATTTCTCATCCATGAAACAGAATCCAGTGGTAATTCAAAGTCTGCCTGATGCTGCACGGCAAGGATATCAGGCTGCAAGTACACCTCATACTGTTCAGCAGAAGACTTACTCAACTACTGTAGAGAAGAGAGGAGGAAATTCCTCCCACCAAGATGATGATAAAAAAACCACTCATG CAATACTTCAAGTTCTCAACAGTCTTCACAACTGCTTCAGAAGCAGCATGGTATGCAACAACAGCAACCTACAACGGCTATTCGAAATAAAGCTTCATCCACCAATACCGCTTCTGCTACAAAATTTGCTAACAATGGCCCTGTTTTCTCACAAAGTCACACTCAATTCAAAAGTTCTAACCAAACTTCTCACTCTAAGATCACGGGAAGAACGATGGGTTCTCATGTTAATCATTCATCTAGTATAA
- the LOC127094139 gene encoding protein MAIN-LIKE 1-like, translating into MSLLVKYEHHVARHLWFGEERGLKKELKVAGHRLKLTLRVPQALPEQMESWVSRSGLSSLQRTSLTKIDTNMVSAFVEIWHLETSSFHMSFGEMSITLDDISCLLNLPIKGVFWSPQDVTEEVAIELVVNYLGVSQSEAHAHVRSYKGYCYKLEWLYDLFIAHKVASSWAYATRAYLLILVGSITISDKTFTLCRQGNP; encoded by the exons ATGTCTCTTTTGGTaaagtacgagcatcatgttgctcgacattTATGGTTTGGTGAG GAGAGAGGTCTGAAGAAAGAATTGAAGGTTGCTGGACACAGGCTTAAGCTGACATTGAGGGTTCCACAAGCTCTTCCAGAACAAATGGAAAGTTGGGTTTCTAGGTCTGGATTATCTTCACTTCAGAGAACTAGTTTGACGAAGATAGATACAAACATGGTATCCGCATTTGTGGAGAtatggcatctagagacatcttcatttcacatgtcGTTTGGTGAGATGAGCATTACTCTGGATGACATCTCTTGTCTGCTTAACTTACCCATCAAGGGTGTGTTTTGGAGCCCTCAAGATGTCACTGAAGAGGTTGCTATTGAACTTGTTGTTAACTACTTAGGAGTGTCACAGAGTGAGGCACATGCACATGTTCGTAGCTACAAGGGTTATTGCTAtaagttggagtggttatacgatttattcATAGCGCATAAAGTTGCTTCTAGCTGGGCATATGCAACTAGAGCGTATTTGCTGATATTGGTGGGTTCCATAACAATTTCCGATAAGACCTTTACACTTTGCCgacaaggtaacccataa